The proteins below are encoded in one region of Aggregicoccus sp. 17bor-14:
- a CDS encoding alpha/beta fold hydrolase: MDAATALPQTIRFLRASDGVQLAWAEAGRGPPLVKAANWLTHLEYDRESPVWRHWLQFFAQHFRYVRFDERGCGMSDWTVGDLSEARWVEDLSAVVEAARPSAPFALLGISQGAATVVRYAVAHPERVSHLILYGGYAVGWARRRPEGPGMRQFHAMLELLRYGWGRDNPSFRQVFTSRFMPGASREQLDWFNALCRKTATAENAVQLLEARSSVDVKALLPRVRTPTLVLHARDDEVIPLRYGRALAAEIPGAQFVELDSPNHVLLGHEPAWERFKQEVLRFTGVQVGPGFAQLSAREGEILGLLCEGWSNAQIAGRLFLSEKTVRNHVTHVFDKLGVHTRAQAIVRAHESGFHA; this comes from the coding sequence ATGGACGCAGCGACGGCGCTCCCGCAGACCATCCGCTTCCTCCGGGCCTCGGACGGGGTGCAGCTCGCGTGGGCGGAGGCGGGGCGGGGCCCCCCGCTGGTGAAGGCGGCCAACTGGCTCACCCACCTCGAGTACGACCGGGAGAGCCCGGTGTGGCGGCACTGGCTGCAGTTCTTCGCGCAGCACTTCCGCTACGTGCGCTTCGACGAGCGCGGCTGCGGGATGTCCGACTGGACGGTGGGCGACCTCTCGGAGGCCCGGTGGGTGGAGGACCTCTCGGCCGTGGTGGAGGCGGCGCGCCCCAGCGCCCCCTTCGCGCTGCTGGGCATCTCGCAGGGCGCGGCCACGGTGGTGCGCTACGCGGTGGCGCACCCCGAGCGCGTCTCGCACCTCATCCTCTACGGCGGCTACGCGGTGGGCTGGGCGCGGCGGCGGCCCGAGGGCCCCGGCATGCGGCAGTTCCACGCGATGCTCGAGCTGCTGCGCTACGGCTGGGGCCGGGACAACCCGAGCTTCCGTCAGGTCTTCACCTCGCGCTTCATGCCGGGGGCGAGCCGCGAGCAGCTCGACTGGTTCAACGCGCTCTGCCGCAAGACGGCCACGGCCGAGAACGCGGTGCAGCTGCTCGAGGCGCGCAGCAGCGTGGACGTGAAGGCGCTGCTGCCCCGGGTGCGCACCCCCACCCTGGTGCTGCACGCGCGCGACGACGAGGTCATCCCGCTGCGCTACGGGCGCGCCCTGGCCGCGGAGATTCCGGGAGCGCAGTTCGTCGAGCTCGACTCGCCCAACCACGTGCTGCTCGGGCACGAGCCCGCCTGGGAGCGCTTCAAGCAGGAGGTGCTGCGCTTCACCGGCGTGCAGGTGGGGCCGGGCTTCGCGCAGCTCTCGGCACGCGAGGGGGAGATCCTCGGGCTGCTGTGCGAGGGCTGGTCCAACGCGCAGATTGCCGGCCGCCTCTTCCTCTCCGAGAAGACGGTGCGCAACCACGTCACCCACGTCTTCGACAAGCTGGGCGTGCACACCCGGGCCCAGGCCATCGTGCGCGCCCACGAGAGCGGCTTTCACGCCTGA
- a CDS encoding NAD(P)/FAD-dependent oxidoreductase, translating to MASDSSGSGEQVDVLIIGAGLSGIGAACHLQRQCPQKAYAILEARGAIGGTWDLFRYPGVRSDSDMFTLGYAFQPWEEAKAIADGPSILAYIRRTAEQYGVQKHIRFHHRLVRADWSSAESRWRVEVERTDTQERVQLSCSFLFGCTGYYRYDQGYAPRFEGSERFGGRIVHPQHWPEDLDYAGKRVVVIGSGATAVTLVPAMAEKAAHVTMLQRSPTYVLSLPAKDRLADLLRWLLPREAAYAAVRWKNVQVSRALFKLSRRAPGLMRALIRRGVQRRLPKGYAVDPHFQPTYDPWDQRLCLVPDGDLFQAIQAGRASVVTDGIAHFTERGLRLASGRELEADVVVTATGLNLLVFGGTSLAVDGQPVEVSKAVGYKGMMLGGVPNFAFALGYTNASWTLKVDLVSEYVCRLLNHMDAHGYTRCLPRAPEGALPEEPFIDLKSGYVLRSLAQLPRQGPRAPWRLNQDYPLDVALLRHGALEDEGMEFSRGPAAAAGAQRSG from the coding sequence ATGGCTTCCGACTCCAGCGGCTCCGGCGAACAAGTGGACGTGCTCATCATCGGCGCGGGCCTCTCGGGCATCGGCGCAGCGTGCCACCTGCAGCGCCAGTGCCCGCAGAAGGCCTACGCCATCCTCGAGGCGCGCGGCGCCATCGGGGGCACCTGGGACCTGTTCCGCTACCCGGGCGTGCGCTCGGACTCGGACATGTTCACCCTGGGCTACGCCTTCCAGCCCTGGGAGGAGGCGAAGGCGATCGCGGACGGGCCGAGCATCCTCGCGTACATCCGGCGCACGGCCGAGCAGTACGGGGTGCAGAAGCACATCCGCTTCCACCACCGCCTGGTGCGCGCCGACTGGTCCTCGGCCGAGTCGCGCTGGCGCGTGGAGGTGGAGCGCACGGACACGCAGGAGCGCGTGCAGCTCAGCTGCAGCTTCCTCTTCGGCTGCACCGGCTACTACCGCTACGACCAGGGCTACGCCCCGCGCTTCGAGGGGAGCGAGCGCTTCGGGGGGCGCATCGTGCACCCGCAGCACTGGCCCGAGGACCTGGACTACGCGGGCAAGCGGGTGGTGGTCATCGGCAGCGGGGCCACCGCGGTGACGCTGGTGCCGGCGATGGCGGAGAAGGCCGCGCACGTGACGATGCTGCAGCGCTCGCCCACCTACGTGCTCTCGCTGCCGGCGAAGGACCGGCTCGCGGACCTGCTGCGCTGGCTGCTGCCGCGCGAGGCCGCCTACGCCGCCGTGCGCTGGAAGAACGTGCAGGTGAGCCGCGCCCTCTTCAAGCTGAGCCGGCGCGCGCCCGGCCTGATGCGCGCGCTCATCCGCCGCGGGGTGCAGCGCCGGCTGCCCAAGGGCTACGCGGTGGACCCGCACTTCCAGCCCACCTACGACCCGTGGGACCAGCGCCTGTGCCTCGTGCCGGACGGGGACCTCTTCCAGGCCATCCAGGCGGGCCGCGCCTCGGTGGTGACGGACGGCATCGCGCACTTCACCGAGCGCGGGCTGCGGCTCGCCTCGGGCCGGGAGCTGGAGGCGGACGTGGTCGTCACCGCCACGGGCCTCAACCTGCTCGTCTTCGGCGGCACCTCGCTCGCGGTGGACGGGCAGCCGGTCGAGGTGTCGAAGGCGGTGGGCTACAAGGGGATGATGCTCGGCGGCGTGCCGAACTTCGCCTTCGCGCTCGGCTACACCAACGCGTCCTGGACGCTGAAGGTGGACCTGGTGAGCGAGTACGTGTGCCGCCTGCTCAACCACATGGACGCGCACGGCTACACGCGCTGCCTGCCGCGCGCCCCCGAGGGCGCGCTGCCCGAGGAGCCCTTCATCGACCTCAAGAGCGGCTACGTGCTGCGCTCGCTCGCGCAGCTGCCGCGCCAGGGCCCGCGCGCCCCGTGGCGGCTGAACCAGGACTACCCCCTGGACGTGGCGCTGCTGCGCCACGGGGCCCTCGAGGACGAGGGGATGGAGTTCTCCCGCGGCCCGGCGGCCGCCGCCGGCGCGCAGCGGAGCGGGTAG
- a CDS encoding DUF1854 domain-containing protein encodes MSARLREDAFGRLVLTLPSGEEVAGVQPVRPWPLSAPGEGVSLVGPQGHELLLVPALSGLDAESRALVERALARREFMPLIRQVLAASDSEPSDWHVLTDRGEVRFLLPSEDHIRPFGEHGVLLSDEHGVRYRIEDVRALDARSRKLLSRHV; translated from the coding sequence ATGAGCGCGCGCCTTCGCGAGGACGCCTTCGGCCGGCTCGTGCTCACCCTGCCCTCGGGCGAGGAGGTGGCGGGCGTGCAGCCCGTGCGCCCCTGGCCCCTCTCGGCGCCCGGCGAGGGGGTGTCCCTGGTGGGGCCGCAGGGCCACGAGCTGCTGCTCGTGCCGGCGCTCTCCGGGCTGGATGCGGAGTCGCGCGCGCTGGTGGAGCGGGCGCTCGCGCGGCGCGAGTTCATGCCGCTCATCCGCCAGGTGCTCGCGGCCTCGGACAGCGAGCCCTCCGACTGGCACGTGCTCACGGACCGGGGCGAGGTGCGCTTCCTCCTGCCCTCCGAGGACCACATCCGCCCCTTCGGGGAGCACGGCGTGCTGCTGAGCGACGAGCACGGCGTGCGCTACCGAATCGAGGACGTGCGCGCCCTGGACGCGCGCAGCCGCAAGCTCCTCTCCCGCCACGTCTGA
- a CDS encoding acyltransferase, with protein MSSSPSRLAFVDLLRALAASTIVWHHLAFYGPLSDVAHPLAPGLLDWLDTYGRMAVQVFLVLGGFMMGRSLDLARPLSLPALARALARRYVRLTVPYAAALLLAVVANAAAARLMEHPSISAPPSVGQLLAHALLLQDLLGYEALSAGVWYLAIDFQLAALTLLLAWGAGRAAPPLRRRLFLALCGALAAASVLLFNRHPALDVTALYFFGSYALGLSVQRALAGGARARAVFGVLAALAAGAGLVDGRLRLLVAAVTAVALMLASRTGVLERWPRSRAVELLARTSYALFLVHFPVSLVLSALAMRLPLTPLAALAAMAGCWLASFGVALLLHLQVEARLAPAAPPSRRAPHSRSPEPAAGVAGAP; from the coding sequence ATGTCCTCTTCCCCCTCCCGGCTCGCCTTCGTGGACCTGCTGCGCGCGCTCGCCGCGTCCACCATCGTCTGGCACCACCTCGCCTTCTACGGCCCGCTCTCGGACGTGGCCCACCCGCTCGCGCCCGGCCTCCTGGACTGGCTGGACACCTACGGTCGCATGGCGGTGCAGGTGTTCCTGGTGCTCGGCGGCTTCATGATGGGCCGCTCGCTGGACCTGGCCCGCCCGCTCTCCCTGCCCGCGCTGGCCCGGGCGCTCGCGCGGCGCTACGTGCGGCTCACCGTGCCCTACGCGGCGGCGCTGCTGCTCGCGGTGGTGGCGAACGCGGCGGCCGCGCGCCTCATGGAGCACCCCTCCATCTCGGCGCCGCCCTCGGTGGGCCAGCTGCTCGCGCACGCGCTGCTGCTGCAGGACCTGCTCGGCTACGAGGCCCTGAGCGCGGGCGTGTGGTACCTCGCCATCGACTTCCAGCTCGCGGCGCTCACGCTGCTGCTCGCGTGGGGCGCGGGACGCGCGGCGCCGCCGCTTCGCCGCCGGCTCTTCCTCGCGCTGTGCGGCGCGCTGGCGGCCGCCTCGGTGCTGCTCTTCAACCGCCACCCGGCCCTGGACGTGACGGCGCTGTACTTCTTCGGCAGCTACGCGCTGGGGCTCTCGGTGCAGCGCGCGCTCGCGGGCGGCGCGCGGGCGCGGGCCGTGTTCGGGGTGCTCGCGGCGCTCGCGGCCGGGGCGGGGCTGGTGGACGGGCGGCTGCGCCTGCTCGTGGCGGCGGTCACGGCGGTGGCCCTGATGCTCGCCTCACGCACGGGCGTGCTCGAGCGCTGGCCGCGCAGCCGCGCGGTGGAGCTGCTCGCGCGCACCTCCTACGCCCTCTTCCTCGTGCACTTCCCGGTGTCGCTGGTGCTCAGCGCGCTCGCCATGCGGTTGCCCCTCACGCCGCTCGCGGCGCTCGCGGCCATGGCGGGCTGCTGGCTCGCGAGCTTCGGGGTGGCGCTGCTGCTGCACCTGCAGGTGGAGGCGCGCCTCGCCCCGGCCGCGCCGCCCTCCCGGCGAGCGCCGCACAGTCGCAGCCCTGAGCCCGCGGCCGGGGTAGCCGGCGCGCCCTGA